The Desulfarculaceae bacterium genome window below encodes:
- a CDS encoding IS110 family transposase — MIYVGMDVHKRTTTFCALGDEGQLVRRGKVTSGESGWLDIVKHWPPHETRVAIETGGMTWWVVDVLRSVSIEPVVVDARQFKMIADSKKKSYRRNARTLAEALKAGLAENCSVQIPSERGRRARSLMQTRHHVVKQATATLNAARSLLRSVGVSISKYKWRKQAHWEELLDNPAIPIWMKPLLVSYRNIWEVLDNERHDLDAMVVQEQDGWPEAPLLRQIPGYGPVVTLAVLSSLDDPTRFKHSGQVASYAGLVPSARDSGDSQKRGGITHQGRSMLRYLMVQAAWRPCGIKS, encoded by the coding sequence ATGATCTATGTTGGCATGGATGTGCACAAGCGGACCACCACCTTTTGCGCTTTGGGCGATGAAGGCCAGCTTGTTCGCCGAGGCAAAGTCACCAGCGGGGAAAGCGGTTGGCTCGATATTGTAAAGCATTGGCCTCCACATGAGACCCGGGTGGCTATCGAGACTGGTGGCATGACTTGGTGGGTGGTGGATGTCCTTCGCAGCGTAAGCATAGAGCCGGTGGTAGTCGATGCCCGCCAGTTTAAGATGATCGCCGACAGCAAGAAGAAGAGCTACCGGCGAAACGCTCGGACCCTGGCCGAAGCTCTAAAGGCCGGCCTTGCTGAAAACTGCTCAGTGCAAATACCCAGTGAACGCGGCCGCCGTGCTCGGTCCTTGATGCAGACCAGGCACCATGTAGTAAAGCAGGCCACGGCCACCTTGAATGCTGCGCGAAGCCTACTTCGCTCAGTAGGGGTATCAATCAGCAAATACAAGTGGCGCAAACAAGCCCATTGGGAGGAATTGCTGGACAACCCTGCCATCCCCATTTGGATGAAGCCGCTCTTGGTGTCTTATCGCAATATCTGGGAAGTCCTGGACAACGAACGGCACGATTTGGACGCCATGGTCGTGCAGGAGCAGGACGGCTGGCCCGAGGCTCCGCTTTTGCGCCAGATTCCGGGCTACGGACCTGTGGTTACCCTGGCGGTCCTTAGCAGCCTCGATGACCCAACTCGCTTCAAGCATTCGGGCCAAGTGGCCAGCTATGCAGGCTTGGTCCCCTCTGCGCGTGACAGTGGCGATAGTCAGAAACGAGGTGGAATCACCCACCAGGGCAGATCCATGCTTCGATACCTTATGGTGCAAGCAGCCTGGCGGCCTTGCGGAATAAAAAGCTGA
- a CDS encoding type I restriction-modification system subunit M, with protein MTSKVNQQQINNAVWAACDTFRGVVDPSIYKDYVLTMLFLKYISDVWRDHYEKYQEEHGDHPELINELMKNERFVLPKQASFYYLHEHRHEPGNGERIDKALHAVEEANLDKLADVFQDISFNSNKLGDDKQKNDLLRYMLEDFAKPALDLRPSRVGKLDIIGNAYEFLIKNFASTSGKKAGEFYTPPEVSELIAALVDPQEGDEICDPACGSASLLMKCGRRVREQHKGSKKYALYGQEAIGSTWALAKMNMFLHSEDNHRIEWGDTIRNPKLLDGEDHLKHFDVVVANPPFSLDKWGHDIADADRFGRFRRGIPPKTKGDYAFILHMIETMKPVSGRMGVVVPHGVLFRGSSEGKIRRQLIEENLLDAVIGLPEKLFYGTGIPAAILVFRKKKKDKSVLFIDASREYKDGKNQNLLTEENLAKILETYSTRQTVDKYSHLATLDEIEENDFNLNIPRYVDTFEEEEEIDIKAVLEERKKLREDLEGLENEMKGYLKELGYVA; from the coding sequence ATGACTAGCAAGGTCAACCAGCAGCAAATCAACAACGCCGTTTGGGCGGCGTGCGACACCTTCCGGGGGGTGGTCGATCCCAGCATCTACAAGGACTACGTCCTTACTATGCTCTTCCTGAAATACATCAGCGACGTGTGGCGGGACCACTACGAAAAGTATCAGGAGGAGCATGGCGATCATCCCGAGTTGATCAATGAACTCATGAAGAATGAGCGCTTCGTTCTACCCAAGCAGGCCAGCTTCTATTATCTACACGAGCACCGCCACGAGCCGGGCAATGGCGAGCGCATAGACAAGGCGCTGCACGCCGTGGAAGAGGCCAACTTAGACAAACTGGCTGACGTCTTCCAGGACATCAGCTTCAACTCAAACAAGCTGGGCGACGACAAGCAGAAGAATGATTTGCTGCGCTACATGCTGGAGGACTTTGCCAAGCCCGCCTTGGATCTACGCCCCAGCCGTGTGGGCAAGCTGGATATCATCGGCAATGCCTACGAGTTTTTAATCAAGAACTTCGCCTCCACCAGCGGCAAAAAAGCCGGCGAGTTCTACACCCCACCCGAGGTGTCGGAGCTAATCGCGGCCCTGGTAGATCCCCAGGAAGGCGACGAGATATGCGACCCGGCCTGTGGCTCCGCCTCCTTGCTCATGAAATGCGGCCGCAGGGTCAGGGAACAGCACAAGGGTTCCAAAAAGTACGCCCTGTACGGCCAGGAAGCCATCGGCTCTACCTGGGCCTTGGCCAAGATGAACATGTTCTTGCACAGCGAGGACAACCATCGCATTGAGTGGGGAGACACCATCCGCAACCCCAAGCTGCTGGATGGCGAGGACCACCTAAAGCATTTCGACGTCGTGGTGGCCAATCCGCCCTTCTCCCTGGACAAGTGGGGCCATGACATTGCCGATGCCGACCGGTTTGGTCGCTTCCGCCGGGGCATCCCCCCCAAGACCAAGGGAGACTATGCTTTCATCCTGCATATGATCGAAACCATGAAGCCGGTCAGCGGCCGCATGGGCGTGGTGGTGCCTCATGGCGTCCTGTTCCGTGGTTCTTCCGAGGGCAAGATACGCCGTCAGCTCATCGAGGAAAACCTGCTGGACGCGGTTATCGGATTACCCGAGAAGCTCTTTTACGGCACCGGCATCCCTGCCGCCATCCTGGTTTTCCGCAAGAAGAAGAAGGACAAAAGCGTTCTGTTCATCGATGCCTCCCGCGAATACAAGGACGGCAAGAACCAGAACCTCCTTACCGAGGAGAATCTGGCAAAGATTCTGGAAACCTATAGTACGCGCCAGACAGTGGATAAATACAGCCACCTGGCCACGCTCGACGAGATCGAGGAGAACGACTTCAATCTCAACATCCCCCGCTATGTGGACACCTTCGAGGAGGAAGAGGAGATAGACATAAAGGCGGTGCTTGAGGAGCGCAAGAAGCTAAGGGAAGATCTAGAGGGATTGGAAAATGAGATGAAGGGGTACCTGAAGGAGCTAGGTTATGTTGCCTGA
- a CDS encoding restriction endonuclease subunit S, which translates to MLPEGWESRRLGDMLEKIFDYRGKSVPKSDNGIPLITAKNVRQGYLDFTEREYIGSDEYDAWMTRGVPGSKDILFTTEAPLGYACMYPEDGKFAVGQRTITLRVKVSVIDPKYLLYFILSKYGQRLIHKRASGSTAKGIKSSELKKVVIICPPIEEQTKIARILSAWDRAIGTTGKLIESSRQQKHALMQQLLTGKGRLLGFKDKWSLIEVAKMGKIYSGGTPDTNNASFWGGDIPWATPTDITQLHSKFIDSTAKCLTAEGVKNSAAKPMPPNSLLVCTRATIGFMAISEKVMCTNQGFKNLVPNDNFDINFLYFLFAFNRKLLVKYACGSTFSELSGRDFKRLKFMVPSKKEQIAIAEVLLKIDQVIEQYEGLKDNLADQKRALMQQLLTGKLRVKVDE; encoded by the coding sequence ATGTTGCCTGAGGGTTGGGAAAGCCGAAGACTCGGCGATATGCTGGAGAAAATATTTGATTACAGAGGCAAGTCTGTTCCTAAATCAGACAATGGCATCCCTCTCATCACAGCTAAAAATGTGCGCCAAGGATATCTGGATTTTACAGAGCGGGAATACATTGGTAGCGATGAATATGATGCATGGATGACCAGAGGTGTCCCTGGGAGTAAAGACATCCTGTTTACTACTGAGGCCCCCCTCGGTTACGCCTGTATGTACCCTGAGGACGGTAAATTTGCTGTGGGGCAAAGGACAATAACCTTGAGAGTTAAGGTTAGTGTTATTGATCCAAAGTACCTACTTTATTTTATTTTATCGAAATACGGTCAGCGCTTAATTCACAAACGCGCCAGTGGTTCTACGGCTAAGGGAATCAAATCCAGTGAGCTTAAGAAGGTAGTAATTATCTGCCCCCCTATTGAAGAACAAACCAAAATAGCCCGCATCCTGTCTGCCTGGGACCGGGCCATTGGGACTACCGGAAAGCTAATTGAAAGTAGCAGGCAGCAAAAGCATGCTCTTATGCAGCAACTGCTCACGGGCAAGGGTCGCCTGCTGGGGTTTAAGGACAAGTGGTCTTTAATTGAAGTAGCCAAGATGGGCAAAATTTATTCTGGTGGGACTCCAGATACTAATAATGCTTCGTTTTGGGGAGGTGACATACCATGGGCCACTCCCACTGACATCACACAATTACATTCAAAATTTATTGACAGTACCGCTAAATGTTTAACTGCGGAAGGTGTCAAGAATAGTGCGGCAAAGCCTATGCCTCCAAATTCTTTGCTTGTTTGCACACGCGCAACCATAGGGTTTATGGCAATCTCAGAAAAGGTTATGTGTACCAACCAAGGGTTTAAAAACTTGGTGCCTAACGATAATTTTGACATCAACTTTCTTTATTTTTTGTTCGCATTTAACAGGAAATTATTGGTGAAATACGCGTGCGGCTCTACTTTTTCTGAGCTTTCCGGGAGGGATTTTAAGCGTTTAAAATTTATGGTGCCTTCTAAAAAAGAACAGATAGCCATAGCTGAGGTTTTGCTGAAAATCGATCAGGTTATCGAACAATATGAAGGACTCAAAGATAACCTAGCAGATCAAAAACGGGCTCTCATGCAGCAACTCCTAACCGGCAAGCTCCGTGTGAAGGTGGACGAATAA
- a CDS encoding haloacid dehalogenase-like hydrolase, with protein sequence MAAKHTPMAICYDFDGTLSPRNMQEYDFLPQLSLKSNAFWREVADKAKKHKADNILIYMTLMLEKALASGEVQVSRSAFAEYGKTVELYDGVEGYFDRINEYARRHKVNLQHFIISSGLREMIQGSPIAKHFKEIYASGFRYDQHGVAKWPGIALNYTTKTQYLFRINKGVLDVWDNETINDYVPKADRPVPFHRMIYIGDGTTDVPCMKLVKEQRGHSIAVYRPRSSDSRQLAATLMSQQRVNFIAPADYRPGKPLDHQIKAIIDKVAADAMVERLERACVPRVPSQPGDYEP encoded by the coding sequence ATGGCTGCTAAACATACTCCCATGGCCATCTGCTACGACTTCGACGGCACGCTGTCGCCGCGAAACATGCAGGAGTACGACTTCCTTCCTCAGCTTAGCTTGAAGTCCAACGCGTTCTGGCGGGAAGTGGCCGATAAGGCCAAAAAGCACAAGGCAGATAACATCCTGATTTACATGACCCTGATGCTGGAAAAGGCGCTGGCATCAGGTGAGGTGCAGGTGTCCAGGTCAGCATTTGCTGAGTATGGCAAGACCGTGGAGCTATACGATGGGGTCGAAGGATACTTTGATCGTATCAACGAGTACGCCCGGCGACACAAGGTGAACCTGCAGCATTTCATCATCTCTTCTGGCCTGAGGGAGATGATCCAGGGCAGCCCCATCGCAAAACACTTCAAGGAGATATACGCCTCCGGATTCCGTTATGACCAGCACGGGGTGGCCAAATGGCCGGGCATTGCTCTCAACTACACCACCAAGACCCAGTACCTGTTCCGCATCAATAAAGGCGTGCTGGACGTTTGGGACAACGAGACCATCAACGATTACGTGCCCAAGGCCGATCGCCCGGTCCCCTTCCACCGCATGATCTATATCGGTGACGGCACCACCGACGTTCCCTGCATGAAGCTAGTAAAGGAGCAGCGAGGGCACTCCATCGCCGTTTACAGGCCTCGCTCCAGTGACAGCAGACAGTTGGCCGCCACTTTGATGAGCCAGCAGCGCGTCAACTTCATCGCTCCCGCCGATTATCGGCCAGGAAAACCCCTGGACCACCAGATCAAGGCGATCATTGATAAGGTCGCGGCTGACGCTATGGTGGAGAGACTGGAGAGGGCCTGCGTGCCCAGGGTGCCCTCTCAACCAGGAGATTATGAACCATGA
- a CDS encoding type I restriction endonuclease subunit R, translated as MSLTPETKEEYSAKIPALQVLMAMGWEYLSPAECLAKRGNNREVLLKDSLVQELRERRFEWGGEEHPLSANAIEQIVRDVESHGLNEGLLTANERIYDKLALGITVTEFIDGKKVQPTIPIIDWDHPANNRLQVTEEFEVLDTSGVHKRIPDLVLFVNGIPLVVIEAKRPESGNPNKSMVDEGVSQQIRNQKNEEIPLLFVYAQLLMAISGTDGRYGTIKTPAKFWSVWQEEELEEAHFKRIKNTALIDEQKQAIFAGRPAKVRSYFESLWSHEMVASDQDRLLISLASPARLLETIRFFMIFDKKAGKIVARHQQAFGVKKMLERVTKLDSRGARQGGVIWHTTGSGKSFSMVFLSKALLLHPELRDCRIIVVTDRVDLEKQLSKVFISGGAFGSAIASKKEGARAKARSGKDLARRIGKGNERIIFTIIDKFQTASKQKECYNPSDKIIVLIDEAHRSQEGETHERMRQALPNAAYIGFTGTPLLKKNKTQNRFGPIIHAYTMQKAVTDGTVTPLLYEERRPELVVNETAIDNWFDKLTQKLSEEQKSDLKKKFANKGAVYGSENRIELVAWDIASHFVDNYKDLNTGLKAQLATDSKLSAIRYQKLLEKTGLVSSAVVISPPDTREGHEDVDSEEIPEVQEWFKKNIGHASDAQEYERQVVEDFSTDGKPDILIVVDKLLTGFDEPRNAVLYIDKPLKQHGLIQAIARVNRLHPAKDYGLLVDYRGILKELDTAIKEYRDLETDTQGGYDVEDLAGLYSQVGTEYKKLPLLHDKLWAIFKDVRNRRDLEQYRQVLVPKYEDDEEGNTFDANQKVRDDFYQALTEFGMCLKMALASRSFYEDGSFGENDIATYKGDLRFFTNLRKVARQDAQETIDYSEYEKHIRLLVDKHVVGQAIKESEDRYLIDELLETEDPEKWSEEKTRNETEIIRSRIKKTIEQDLADDPYAQQVFSELLKMAIKEVEAQFEHPFKQFSLFKELEKQVAEREMEGIPPELKDKPKARAYWGVLRMETDAKGSETAGDDQLAGEALEIDKVVTTAVAEHSLNLKSMEAEINKGLLPRLFDMFGIEVAKKLIEEIINITRIRLSRDAA; from the coding sequence ATGAGCCTGACGCCTGAAACCAAGGAAGAGTACAGCGCCAAGATACCTGCCCTGCAGGTCCTCATGGCCATGGGCTGGGAGTACCTTTCGCCGGCCGAGTGTCTTGCCAAGCGCGGCAACAACCGCGAAGTGCTTCTCAAGGACTCGTTAGTACAGGAGCTTCGTGAACGGCGCTTCGAGTGGGGGGGTGAAGAGCATCCCTTGTCGGCCAACGCCATCGAGCAGATAGTCCGAGACGTCGAATCACATGGCCTAAACGAGGGGCTGCTCACGGCTAATGAGCGCATCTATGACAAGTTGGCCCTGGGCATCACGGTCACCGAGTTCATCGATGGCAAGAAGGTGCAGCCGACTATCCCCATCATCGATTGGGACCACCCGGCCAACAATCGCCTCCAGGTCACAGAAGAGTTCGAGGTGCTGGATACCTCGGGGGTTCATAAGCGCATCCCAGACCTGGTGCTGTTCGTAAACGGCATCCCTTTGGTGGTCATTGAGGCTAAGCGCCCCGAATCGGGAAACCCCAATAAATCCATGGTGGACGAAGGGGTCAGCCAGCAGATACGCAACCAGAAGAATGAGGAGATCCCCCTCCTCTTCGTCTATGCCCAACTGCTCATGGCCATCAGCGGCACAGATGGCCGCTACGGCACCATCAAGACGCCGGCCAAATTCTGGTCCGTGTGGCAAGAGGAGGAGCTGGAAGAAGCCCACTTCAAACGCATTAAGAATACTGCTTTGATAGATGAGCAGAAGCAGGCTATTTTCGCCGGTCGGCCGGCCAAGGTGCGTTCGTACTTCGAAAGCCTTTGGTCCCACGAGATGGTTGCTAGTGATCAGGACAGGCTCCTTATCAGCCTCGCCTCGCCTGCTCGCCTGCTTGAGACGATTCGTTTCTTCATGATCTTCGATAAGAAAGCGGGCAAGATAGTTGCTCGGCACCAACAGGCTTTCGGTGTCAAGAAAATGCTGGAGCGCGTGACCAAGCTGGATTCCCGAGGGGCCCGACAGGGCGGCGTCATTTGGCATACCACCGGCTCAGGCAAATCTTTTTCCATGGTCTTCCTCAGCAAGGCTCTTCTGCTACACCCTGAGCTGCGAGACTGTCGGATCATTGTGGTCACTGACCGTGTGGACCTTGAAAAGCAGCTTTCTAAAGTGTTCATCAGCGGTGGGGCCTTTGGCTCGGCCATTGCCTCCAAGAAGGAGGGAGCCAGGGCGAAGGCTCGTTCGGGCAAGGACTTGGCTCGTCGCATCGGCAAGGGCAACGAGCGCATCATCTTCACCATCATCGACAAATTCCAGACCGCTTCCAAACAAAAGGAATGTTACAACCCCAGCGACAAAATCATCGTGCTTATTGATGAAGCCCACCGCAGCCAGGAGGGGGAGACCCACGAGCGCATGCGGCAGGCTCTACCCAACGCTGCCTACATCGGTTTCACTGGTACCCCACTTCTCAAAAAGAACAAGACTCAGAACCGCTTCGGCCCCATCATCCACGCCTACACCATGCAGAAGGCCGTCACCGACGGCACGGTCACCCCACTGCTCTATGAGGAGCGTCGGCCCGAGCTGGTTGTCAACGAGACGGCCATAGACAACTGGTTCGACAAACTGACCCAGAAGCTGAGTGAAGAGCAGAAGAGTGACCTTAAGAAGAAGTTCGCTAACAAAGGGGCAGTCTACGGCTCTGAGAATCGGATCGAGCTCGTTGCCTGGGACATAGCTTCTCACTTCGTAGATAACTACAAGGACCTGAACACCGGCCTGAAGGCTCAACTGGCGACCGACAGCAAGCTATCTGCAATCCGCTACCAAAAGTTGCTGGAGAAGACTGGCCTGGTGAGCAGTGCCGTGGTGATCTCTCCTCCCGATACCCGCGAGGGTCACGAGGATGTGGACTCCGAAGAGATACCCGAGGTGCAGGAGTGGTTTAAAAAAAACATAGGCCATGCCTCGGACGCCCAGGAATATGAGCGCCAGGTGGTCGAAGATTTCAGCACCGACGGCAAGCCAGACATCCTGATCGTGGTGGACAAGCTCCTTACCGGCTTTGATGAACCTAGAAATGCAGTGCTCTACATTGACAAGCCCCTTAAACAGCATGGACTGATACAAGCCATCGCCCGCGTCAACCGCCTGCACCCGGCTAAAGACTATGGGTTGCTGGTTGACTACCGGGGCATCCTAAAGGAATTGGACACGGCTATTAAAGAATACCGTGACCTTGAAACCGACACTCAAGGAGGTTATGACGTGGAAGACTTGGCTGGTCTCTACAGCCAAGTTGGGACGGAGTATAAGAAGCTCCCCTTGCTGCATGACAAGCTGTGGGCCATCTTCAAGGATGTTAGGAACCGTCGTGACTTAGAGCAGTACCGGCAGGTCCTGGTGCCAAAATACGAGGATGATGAGGAGGGCAACACCTTCGATGCCAATCAGAAGGTTAGAGATGATTTTTATCAGGCCCTCACCGAGTTCGGCATGTGCCTCAAGATGGCGTTGGCATCGCGCTCCTTTTACGAGGATGGCAGTTTCGGCGAGAATGACATTGCTACCTATAAGGGAGACCTGCGTTTCTTCACCAACCTACGTAAGGTGGCCAGGCAGGACGCTCAAGAGACCATCGACTACAGCGAGTATGAGAAGCATATCCGGCTCCTGGTGGACAAGCATGTCGTGGGCCAAGCAATCAAAGAATCTGAAGATCGCTATCTGATCGACGAATTGTTAGAGACCGAAGACCCGGAAAAATGGAGCGAAGAGAAGACGCGCAACGAGACCGAGATAATACGCTCCAGGATAAAAAAGACCATTGAGCAGGACCTAGCCGATGATCCGTATGCACAGCAGGTCTTCTCTGAGCTATTAAAAATGGCTATTAAGGAAGTCGAGGCCCAGTTTGAGCATCCCTTTAAGCAGTTCTCGTTATTCAAGGAATTAGAGAAGCAGGTTGCAGAACGGGAAATGGAAGGAATTCCCCCGGAGTTGAAAGATAAGCCCAAGGCTCGTGCGTATTGGGGCGTCTTACGCATGGAGACAGATGCTAAGGGTTCCGAGACTGCAGGCGATGATCAACTAGCTGGGGAGGCCCTGGAGATCGACAAAGTGGTCACCACAGCAGTGGCCGAACATTCTCTCAATCTCAAAAGTATGGAGGCCGAGATAAACAAAGGTTTGCTGCCAAGGCTGTTCGACATGTTCGGGATAGAGGTGGCCAAGAAACTGATAGAGGAGATTATCAACATTACTCGCATCAGGCTCAGCCGGGATGCCGCTTAG
- a CDS encoding M48 family metallopeptidase — protein sequence MGMQSLSYGGQLIHYRVVVAPSCKKKISIQVKPDGSVQVYAPEAAKPDQLRTAVQKRARWIVTHVARARQRREHMLPRNYVSGESYFYLGRRYVLKVDHGNEGTRDVKLKSGQFYVHTDDSSPEMVKTLLRQWYRDHATQYLSQQLEGLVSRLPWVTQIPPWRLRHMTKRWGSCSPKRTLSLNLQLVKAPKECVEYVLLHELCHLREHNHSKRFYALLNRHMPNWRLLKERLDGMAEMLLNE from the coding sequence ATGGGTATGCAATCGCTATCGTATGGAGGACAGCTTATCCATTACCGGGTGGTGGTGGCTCCAAGCTGCAAAAAAAAGATTTCCATACAGGTAAAACCAGATGGTTCTGTCCAAGTATATGCACCAGAGGCGGCAAAGCCAGATCAGTTGAGGACCGCCGTACAGAAAAGAGCTAGATGGATCGTTACCCACGTAGCGCGGGCCAGACAGCGCCGAGAACATATGTTGCCACGCAATTATGTAAGCGGTGAAAGCTATTTCTACCTAGGCCGGCGGTATGTGCTCAAAGTGGATCATGGCAACGAAGGGACGAGAGATGTGAAGCTCAAATCGGGCCAATTTTACGTCCATACCGATGATAGCTCGCCAGAGATGGTCAAGACCCTGCTCAGGCAATGGTACAGAGATCATGCAACCCAATATCTTAGTCAGCAGTTGGAAGGTCTAGTCTCTCGGCTTCCCTGGGTTACTCAGATTCCCCCGTGGCGATTGCGACACATGACCAAGCGATGGGGAAGCTGCTCTCCTAAAAGGACGCTTTCGCTCAATCTTCAATTGGTAAAGGCGCCCAAAGAGTGCGTGGAATACGTCCTCCTCCATGAACTGTGCCACCTCAGGGAGCACAACCACAGTAAACGGTTCTACGCTCTCCTGAATAGGCACATGCCTAACTGGCGTCTTCTGAAGGAAAGATTGGACGGAATGGCTGAAATGTTGTTGAATGAATAA
- a CDS encoding SIR2 family protein, giving the protein MTETTIHNPDRYMVDLRQILSQGRKRIGLLLGAGAPVSVKVNADGKPDEAGEPLIPDVARLTETVLNRLEEADKTVINAFLPELGTCPNIETVLTRVRRLSQAIGSAEVHGINGDGYNALAEKICDKIGEIVAPELPKESNSYTELISWIGGTHREHPVEIFTPNYDLLIEEAFERAKLPYFDGFSGAHRPFFDAASISNDSLPARWSRLWKIHGSLGWEVEEDSVIRTGSRKATKLIYPDHLKYDQITRQPYSSLFERLREFLTTPDGLLLCTGFSFFDAHITSVLDEALAANTHTAILAFQFTPLSEAQSAIKLAQRRPNLSVYARDGAVISGVQGKWQPGQPPTDEWGAIRKTFWKYGAAGSEGEFLLGDFAKLARFFALAAAFEFKDETCDIKIVEESEESGSAESININSAVEDHDV; this is encoded by the coding sequence ATGACGGAAACAACGATACATAACCCTGACCGGTATATGGTCGATTTGAGACAGATCTTGTCTCAGGGGCGGAAGCGAATTGGTTTGCTCCTTGGAGCGGGTGCGCCAGTATCTGTTAAAGTGAATGCAGATGGAAAACCGGATGAGGCAGGAGAGCCTCTGATACCAGATGTTGCGAGGCTTACCGAAACTGTTCTAAACCGTTTGGAAGAAGCAGACAAAACAGTAATTAATGCATTTTTACCCGAACTTGGGACATGTCCGAATATAGAAACAGTTCTGACTCGTGTCAGGCGGTTATCACAAGCGATTGGCAGCGCAGAAGTGCATGGTATTAACGGTGACGGTTATAATGCGCTGGCCGAGAAAATATGTGACAAGATTGGAGAGATTGTTGCACCTGAATTACCTAAAGAATCCAATTCATATACCGAACTTATATCGTGGATCGGTGGTACGCATAGAGAACACCCAGTTGAGATTTTTACACCAAATTATGACTTGTTAATTGAAGAAGCATTTGAGCGAGCTAAACTGCCCTATTTTGATGGATTCTCAGGTGCACATCGGCCATTTTTTGATGCAGCAAGCATATCAAATGATTCGCTTCCTGCGCGTTGGTCACGTTTGTGGAAAATTCACGGTTCGCTTGGCTGGGAAGTCGAGGAAGATTCCGTTATTAGAACAGGTAGCAGAAAAGCAACTAAATTGATCTACCCTGACCACCTGAAATACGATCAGATAACACGACAACCTTATTCGTCACTTTTTGAAAGGCTTCGTGAATTCCTGACTACGCCAGACGGTTTATTATTGTGTACCGGCTTTTCGTTTTTTGATGCGCATATCACATCAGTTTTGGATGAGGCGTTAGCGGCTAACACACACACCGCTATCCTTGCCTTCCAATTTACTCCGCTCAGTGAAGCACAATCAGCCATTAAGCTTGCACAGCGCCGCCCTAATCTGAGTGTTTATGCGAGAGATGGTGCTGTGATATCCGGTGTTCAGGGAAAATGGCAACCCGGTCAACCACCAACTGATGAGTGGGGAGCTATTCGCAAAACCTTCTGGAAATATGGGGCAGCCGGAAGTGAGGGGGAATTTCTGCTTGGAGACTTTGCTAAACTGGCGCGTTTCTTCGCACTGGCTGCAGCTTTTGAGTTTAAGGACGAGACATGCGATATAAAGATAGTAGAGGAATCTGAAGAGAGTGGCTCGGCAGAAAGTATCAATATTAATAGTGCAGTAGAAGATCATGATGTGTAG